Proteins from a genomic interval of Terriglobia bacterium:
- the eno gene encoding phosphopyruvate hydratase: MTNISEIRGRQVLDSRGNPTVEAEVWLSDGAVGRAIVPSGASTGEHEAVELRDGDENFYQGNGVLKAVEHVNTEIADALANMDAAEQQTIDTKMIELDGTENKGRLGANAILAVSMACARAAAEAFKLPLYRYLGGLNANTLPCPMMNILNGGAHADNNVDFQEFMIMPVGAESFDEALRWGVETFHTLKGVLKKRGYNTSVGDEGGFAPSLKSNVEAIEVVLEAITQAGYRAGEDIAIAIDPAASEFFQNGKYVFKKSDNSEHTSDDMVRYWSKWVRDYPIVSLEDGLAEDDWEGWAALTKELGDRIQLVGDDIFVTNPERLERGIDLGVANSILIKVNQIGTVSETLDAIDLARRNGYTYVISHRSGETEDAFIADLAVATAAGQIKTGSLCRTDRVAKYNQLLRIEEELGDAARFLGLEALNYHGEIAGAGA; this comes from the coding sequence ATGACTAATATTTCTGAAATTCGCGGACGCCAGGTGCTGGATTCGCGCGGCAATCCCACGGTGGAAGCCGAGGTGTGGCTCTCGGACGGCGCCGTGGGGCGCGCCATCGTTCCCAGCGGCGCTTCCACCGGCGAGCACGAAGCGGTGGAACTTCGCGACGGTGATGAGAATTTCTATCAAGGCAACGGCGTGCTCAAGGCGGTGGAGCACGTGAACACCGAGATCGCCGACGCGCTCGCCAACATGGATGCCGCCGAGCAGCAAACCATCGACACCAAAATGATCGAGCTCGACGGCACCGAGAACAAGGGCCGCCTGGGCGCGAATGCGATCCTCGCCGTCTCCATGGCGTGCGCGCGCGCCGCCGCCGAGGCATTCAAGCTGCCGCTCTACCGCTATCTCGGCGGCCTCAACGCCAACACCCTGCCGTGCCCCATGATGAACATCCTCAACGGCGGCGCGCACGCCGACAACAACGTGGACTTCCAGGAATTCATGATCATGCCCGTCGGCGCCGAGAGCTTCGACGAAGCGCTGCGCTGGGGCGTCGAAACATTTCATACCCTCAAGGGCGTGCTCAAGAAGCGCGGATACAACACGTCGGTCGGCGACGAGGGCGGCTTCGCGCCGTCGCTGAAGTCCAACGTGGAAGCCATCGAGGTCGTGCTGGAGGCGATTACGCAGGCCGGCTATCGCGCCGGCGAGGACATTGCCATCGCGATTGATCCCGCGGCCAGCGAGTTTTTCCAGAATGGCAAGTACGTGTTCAAGAAGTCCGACAACTCGGAGCACACTTCCGACGACATGGTCCGCTACTGGTCGAAGTGGGTGCGGGATTATCCGATTGTCTCCCTCGAAGACGGGCTGGCGGAAGACGACTGGGAGGGCTGGGCCGCGCTCACGAAAGAATTGGGCGACCGCATCCAGTTGGTCGGCGACGATATTTTTGTCACCAATCCGGAGCGGCTGGAGCGCGGTATTGATCTTGGGGTGGCGAATTCCATTCTCATCAAGGTGAACCAGATCGGCACCGTTAGCGAGACGCTGGACGCGATTGATCTGGCGCGGCGCAACGGCTACACCTACGTCATCTCGCACCGCTCGGGTGAAACCGAGGACGCGTTCATCGCCGATCTGGCGGTCGCCACCGCGGCGGGCCAGATCAAGACCGGGTCGCTCTGCCGCACCGACCGCGTCGCCAAGTACAACCAGTTGCTGCGCATCGAGGAAGAACTCGGCGACGCGGCGCGCTTCCTTGGCCTCGAAGCGCTGAACTATCACGGTGAAATTGCGGGAGCGGGAGCGTAG
- a CDS encoding redoxin domain-containing protein, with protein sequence MAQVEPIKDELAGTPLVYVAAEKRGGMFHPEKYFAEHPISFPFLLDEDRCVTRAYGVYHAIGIDALNIAHPATFIVGREGNIRMIYVGMNQRDRMPVQAILEVLRGIPKEAT encoded by the coding sequence ATGGCTCAGGTTGAGCCGATCAAAGATGAACTGGCCGGGACGCCGTTGGTCTACGTCGCGGCGGAAAAGCGCGGTGGAATGTTCCATCCCGAAAAATATTTTGCCGAGCATCCCATCTCGTTTCCGTTCCTGCTCGACGAAGACCGGTGTGTGACCAGGGCGTACGGGGTGTACCACGCGATCGGAATCGACGCGCTCAACATTGCGCATCCGGCGACCTTCATCGTCGGACGCGAAGGCAACATCCGCATGATCTACGTCGGCATGAACCAGCGCGACCGCATGCCGGTACAAGCAATTCTGGAAGTGCTCCGGGGAATCCCGAAGGAGGCAACATGA